The genome window TGTTTAGTTGCTCAGCAGATACGGGAACACCGAAATCTACTCAGCCGAACGGCTAAGTTGATACAGCAATTCCTCCGGTGAAACCACCTTCACTGAGTCATCCGGATAATGTTCCGGCGTACGCGTTACGATCATTTTGCAGTGGCTGAAAATGGCTGAATACAGCATCAGCGCCGTATCAAAATCTTCCATTTCCGAGCTGCGGGCAGCAACGAACAACTCTTTGCTGAGCGATGCGATCTCAAAATTTGCCAAAAACCAGTCGATCACATCTTCCGCCTGCTGTGCGGCAGCGTTGTCACGCAATTTCCGGTAGATGGAAACAATCGCGAATCCGGGCAAAACGCCCAATATTTCGCGAGATAGCACTTTGCTAACCAACTCTGACGAAGTTGTGTTGTGCGGCGGTTTTTTTTCCAGAACGTCTTCGATAATGTGAATATCGATCAACACTTTCAACGGTTTTTCAGAAGATGATTCCGGCATTTTGCCAATATCTCCGGTTGGATTTACCAATAGTTCAACACCGCAATTTACTGCATGAACCCATCGGTTGATGCAGATTTTTCATAAAATTCAATATAAGGGATAATCTTGCGGATGGAAACCTATTTCTTAGAGAGTTGGATTTACAACTGTTTGCGCATCACAATAGCGTCTTCCCCGTCGCGGTAATAGCCGCGCCGGATGCGCAACGGAATAAACCCGAACGATTCGTACATCCGGATGGCAGTGTCATTATCTTTACGCACTTCCAGCAACACGTAATCTGCACCGTCGCTCATTCCCAAAATGGCTTTCAGCAAAAATTTGCCCCAGCCTTTTCCCTGATTTTCCTGCCGGATGCCAATGGTTGCAATGTGAAATTCGTTGAAAACATGCCAGGCGACAGCATGCCCGATAATTTCGCCCTCAAGTTCCAGCACAATTGGCAGCGAAAAACGGTTTTCCTTTATTTCGTAAATGTAGCTTTTGCGCGTCCAGGCTTCCGAAAAAATCTGATGTTCGATGGCCATAACTGCGTCCAGATCTTCCAGACGCATCGTGCGGATCAGCGGCTGACCGTTCATGATGCCCCTTTGAATGCGCGGATATACATGGGTTCGCAACTTGCGGTATCGCTTAGTTCACCGTTTTGGAATCGCTGAAATCCGAGGGAATGCAGCGCCCACAGCTGCGGATAGGCTGCCGCCGGATTTGCAAGCTGCGAGCCATTCGGCAGATTGTTCAGCAGCTCCGCTGCCATTGAATTTGCATCGTTTCCGGCAACCAGATGTGGCGTTTGGCAAAATGATTGCAACGCTTCCGGTGCCAGCATCTCGTATTCGCTTTCGCGATTTAACACGTTGTTTTTCCATAAATAACGTGCCGCAAACATTTCACCGCGATGCGCATCGATCACCGACAAAACTGGCATCGATTGTGCACCGGTTTGATACGCCCACACATCCAGCGTTGGCACTTCGATGATTGGTTTTTGCAGCGCATGCGCCACGCCTTTGGCGACGCTGTAACCGATCCGCAATCCCGTAAACGATCCGGGTCCGGCGGAAACGACGACACCTGCCAAATCACCGGCTTCAATTCCGGCAATTTCCAAGGCCTCATTTACAAAACGGGAGAGCACCCGCGAATGAATGTTTTTGATGCCCGCCGCCAATTCGATCAGTAGTTGGTCGTTGTTGGCAATGCCCACCGCACAGGTGATGCCACTGGTTTCAATTCCTAACAAATACGCCGGTTGTTTGATCATTTATTGCGATTCCAAAAAGAACAGTTTTGATTATCAGATTTAGGTTGGGGAATTATCGCAATGAATGAACGCGAAATCAATATCTTTTGCACATTGCGCCACAAAAAAAGGGCGTGGTGTCACGCCCTTCGGATGTTGATTCAATAAATTGCTGCTGTTATTTTTTCGGAAAAAACGTTGCCAGCAGTTGCGCCGTCCGGTTGCGCCAGCTCAGCCAGCTGTAACCGTCGTTCACGGTTTGGGTGTTCACGGAATAGCCACGGGATTTCAAAAATTCCGCCAGATCCGTGCAGGCGGTGCGCATATCCCAACCCTCTACCGTGCTGCGCATATCGTAATTTCCCCAATCCATATACACCCGCATGTTGGAAACATTCGATGCTTTAATGATTTCGCGCAGCTCGTTTTCGTGACGGGTGAGCGCCATCATCGATTGCGAAGCAACATTACCAAACACACCGGGAAATTTGAACGCCGTGTAAAACGCCGAATGTGCGGCATCGCCCTGCCCGACAATCAGCCGGGCATCGCTTTCGGGAATGGTGCGATAGGTTTTGTCGATCAGCGAAACCACTTCTTCCGCAACCATTTGTGAATATTTTTCCGCGTTCGGTCCCAATAATTCGCCGCGCCGACCGGGAACCAGCGGGATAAAAACGACAATCAGCGGATCAATTTGTGTGCCGGTCATTCGATCGAGCATATTCGTCACATCCGCTTTGGCGAGCACTTCATCGCCCCAATTGATGTAGGCAACCGGATATCGCCCACCGCTTTCCGCATAGCCGTTCGGCAGATAAATTTTGAGGTTCCGCCCCGTTTCGGTTACCGCGCTTTCCAGTTGGAGCGAATCCAGCGTGCCGCGTTGGTTTTCCGCAATTTGCGGTAAAGCGGCTTCGCGCCAATCCGGCATCGCAAACCAGGATGCGCCGTCAAATTGCCGCTGGTTGAGCGAATCGGCAACCCGATTTTCGAAATTGAGCATGTAACTGTAATCCAGCCGCGCATCGGATGGCAGTTTCAGCGAATAATAAAACAGGTTGGTGCCCGCTATTCGGTGCATCGGTTCTTCGTGTCTGTCACCAAAATAATCGCAAACGATGGAAATATCATTTGCTGAACCGCGATAAATAAAATGAATGGTTTCCTTACCCTCGATAATCGGGAATTGCGATTGCGACGCCATAAATTCATCGACCAGCCGGGATTTTTCGCTCGATTGCCCGACATTTTTCACCAATTTATCGATCAGCGATGATTCGATCATCCCGTTTGTCTGGGCAATCGTCACTTCCGATTCAGCTTCTGCCAGTTCCAGACAAGCCAATTCGCCGTGGCTGCGAACATAAATTTTGCCATATGCAAAGCTCGGCGCAGTCCATGCGTGATTGTCGAAAACCTTCATCGCAGTCAGTTCGCTGTAGCCTTCCGGCGTTGCTTTGGCGATGTGCAGCCCGCCAATTTTGGTCATCAGCACGAGGTGTCCGTCCAGCATCGAGATAAAACCGTCGCCCGGCTCGCGGGATTTCCAGACGCTTTCGCCGGTTTCCGCATCGATGCAGGTGAGGAAACGGTTGCTGTAACCGAACAAATAGCCATCGTGATATACCGGTATCGCATACGTCATCCGGATGGTGTTGTTCGCCCATAAATCGTCAAATTGCATGGTTTCCGCATTTTTTTGATAGCGAACCATTTTCGATTCGCGCGCTTTGTGGGTGAGAAACAACCGGTTTTCGCCGGCGTCAACCGGAATCATGCTGCCGCTGCTGATCGCGTATCCGTCGCCATCGTGTTTGTATTGCCAAAGCACTTCGCCGCTTTCCGGGTTCATGCCGTACAGGTGTTTCCGGGTGATTCCGATGAGCTGCATTTGCCCGGCAATCTCCATCATCACCGGCGATTGATGCATTACCGTGTCCTTCAGCGCAGACCAGCGAACAGCGCCGGTTTCCGCGTCAAATCCCATAATTGCGTTGTTTTCCTGACCGTTCACTTCGAGAATAACCGTTGAATTGAACAAAAACGGTGAGCTCGAAAATCCATATAATGGCTTTTCCGCCGCGTGATCCGTGCGGATTTGGGTTGACCACATTTCCCGTCCGGTTTGCAGATCGAACGCTGCCAGCTTCCCCCAAGGACTGAGTGCAAATACCTGTTTTTTACTGACATACGGTGTAGCAATGGGGCCATCATGCGAACCGTCGTGACCTTTGTAAACGGAATCCAGCGGTTGTTTCCAACGCAATTCACCGGAATGTGCATCAAATGCAGCGGCAAAATCGGATGTTTCACCGGAAAACAGCACAACAGCCACTCCGTTAGCCACGGAAACGCCCGAATAACCGGAGCCGGTTGCCTGTTTCCAGACGGTTTTCAACCGATAAGTTTTTCCCGGCTGGATAATCTGTTGCTGTGCAGCGCCATCGAAGTTGACGCCCCGCAAATTCGGCCATTCTTCCTCCGCGATCAACTGTGTCGCGAACAAAAAGCCAGCCAGAACACCTGCACGAACAACATATTTCACAAATGCGATGTGACTATATTGCATGATTTTCCCTTTCGGTTTGTCGAAAACAGATTGCAGAAAATTAGACAGATACGCTAATCCAGTTTTAACGGAAGATTTGGCGGAAGGTTACATTTTGAAATTGCCATCCCCGGAAAGTTGCGGGGATGGCAATGTGTTGAAAAAATAGTTGATATCGCGTTAGTCTGCGATCATTTTGCGCACAGCTTCTGCGGGATGCAGCGCCGTTTTCCCGGCGAAATGGGCAATCTGGTGGCGGCAACTGGTTCCCGCGGCGACAATCACCGTGTCGTCATCCTGTTTGCGGATGGCAGGCATCAACCGCCGTTCGGCCATTTGCTGCGAAACGTCATAATGCTCCGCTTCGTAACCGAACGAACCGGCCATGCCGCAACAGCCGGAATCGACCTCTTCGACCGCAAATCCGGCAGCGTTCAGCGTTTGGTGACTGGGTTTCGTGCCGACCAGCGATTTCTGGTGGCAATGCCCGTGCAACAGCGCTTTTTTCAGCGATCCGTTGCCGGAGAATTTCAGCTTCAGTTCGCCTTTTTCCACGAGATCCGCCACAAATTCCTCAAACGTGACGCATTGCGCGGCGACTGTGGCAACCCGCGCATCGCCGGGCAGCAGCGAGAAATGCTCATCGCGCATCGAGAGCAGGCAGCTCGGCTCCAGCCCCACAATTGCGATGCCCGCTTCCGCGAACGGCAACAATTTATCGATAGTGTTGCGGGCGGATTCGCGGGCGAGATCCACCAGCCCTTTGGACATTGCCGGGCGACCGCAGCAGACATTTCCGGGCAGCAGCACTTCGTATCCGGCAGCTTCCAGCACTTCCAGCGCCGCAACGGAAACGTGCGGATCGTTGTAGGTATTGAACGTATCGTTGAACAGCAACACCTGTTTTTTCGCCGGATCGATGCTCGCCGGTTTTCGGTTTTTGCGGTGCCATTCCACAAAACTTTCCGGTGCGAAAGCGGGCAATTCCCGGTGAACACTCACGCCGAGCAGCTTTTCGTTGAACCAGCGAACCGGCGCCAAACCCATTTTCCAGTTGATAAAAGACCGCACGAAACCCGGTAATTTGGTCATCAGCCGATTGATTTTGGGGATGTTGGCGAACAATTTCGCGCGCAGCGGCGTGCCGTTGGCGTCGTAATATTGCGCCAGAAATTCAAACTTGATTTTCGCCATATCCACTGATGACGGGCATTCCGCTTTGCAGGCTTTGCAGGAAATGCACAGCTCCATCACCTCGTACATGCGTTTGCTGGTCAGTTCGCCCGCGGGCAATTTGCCGGACATCGCCGCCCGCAGCGCATTCGCGCGACCGCGCGTGCTGTGCTCTTCCTCGCGGGTAACCATGAAACTGGGGCACATTGTGCCGACAGTGCGTTTGCGGCAAACGCCCGCACCGTTGCACAATTCCACCGCGCGTTCAAATCCCTGATCCGGTGTAAAATCGATGTGCGTTTTGATTTCGGGAACGCGGTAATCCGCGCCGTAGCGCAAATTTTCGGTGATAAAATCCTGATCGACAATGTTGCCGGGATTGAGCAAATTGTGCGGATCGAACGCATTTTTCACCCGACGGAACAGGTTGAACATTTCCTCGCCGTAAAATTTTTCCAGCAGCCAACTGCGGGTGCGACCGTCGCCGTGTTCGCTGCTGATGCAGCCGCCGTAATGCCCGACCAGTTCCGCGGAAAAAGTGGCGATTTTCGGCAATTTTTCGAGATCGCCGGCAACTTTCGCGTCGATCACCGGGCGAACGTGCAAACAACCGGCGCTGGCGTGGGCATAATACGCGACCTTCGTGCCGATGTCCGCGCAAAAGCGCTCCAGCCGGTCGATGTATTCCGCGAGATGCTCCGGCGGCACCGCCGCATCTTCGATGAACGGCAGCGGCTTTTGGTCACCTTTGATGCTCATCAGCAACCCGAGTCCCACTTTTCGCACTGTCCACACATTATTTTGCATGCGCGGATCATACGCCGGAACGTTAACGCAGTCGATTTTGTTTTGGCGAAGAATCTCTTCCAATCGGGCGATTTTGCTTTTCAGTTCAGCTTCGCTTTCACCGTAAAATTCGGTGATCAAAATGCAGTTCGGATCGCCGTGCGCAAAGGTTTTCAGCAAACGGGCGTATTCCGGCACATTTTTGCAGAGCGTAAGTGCCAGATTATCCAGCAGTTCGATGGCAGACGGGTCAGCGGTGAGCATCGTCGGAACACTGGACAGCGCCAAATGCAGATTGGGAAATTGCACCAGCGCCAGCGCCGTCATTTTCGGTTTGGGCACCAGATTCAATTTGATTTCTGAAATTACCGCCAGCGAGCCTTCCGCGCCGGAAAGCAGCTTTGCCAGATTGATTTGCGAATCGCGCGTCCAGCGATGGGAAACGCCGTCCACCAAACGGTCCAGCCCGTAGCCGCCGGTGCGTCGCCAGTGTCGCGGCGTGGCTGTCTGTATCGTCGATTTGTGGTTGGTGATGATATCGCCGATTTCCCGGTAAATTTGCCCTTCCAGCCCGCTGCGCTGTTGCATTTGGGCAAACATGCCGTCGTCCATCGGACGAAAATGGAAGGGGCTGCCGTCGCTCAAAAACCCCTTTATTTCCAACACATGCTCAACGGTCATCCCGTATAAAATGGAGTGCGCGCCGGTGGAATTGTTAGAAACGATGCCGGCCATTGCCGCGCGTTGCCCGCTGGCCGGATCGGGACCGAACTGCAATCCGTGCGGCGCAAGTTCGATATTCAGCTCGTCCAGTACACGTCCGGGCTGCACCCGCACCCATTGTTCTTCGGGATTGATTTCCAGAATATCATCGAGGTGTTTGGTGAAATCGACGACCAGCGCGGCGTTTACCGCCTGTCCGGCCAGGCTGCTGCCGCCGGTTCGCGGCAACAACGGGATGCGGTATTTGGCGGCAAGCTCCACCGCCGCGTGCACATCTTCCATGGTTTTGGGCATCAGCACACCGAAGGGCATCACCTGAAATATGCTGGAATCGGTGCTGTACAACACTTTGTTGTAATCGTCCGTGCGCAAATCGCCACTGATACGCGGGCGAAGTTCATTCAAAAAATCGGGAAGTGCAGATGGTGCGGGCTTCATTGGTTTTGCCTTTTGTTTCCTGTTTTGTAACGGTGCAGAATCTTTTTTTACCGCAGAGGTCGCGGAGTGCCCAGAGGTTTCAGAGAAAAATTATTGAGAAAACCCCAAAAATAACGTGGATTTGAGAGTATCAATTGCATCCAATTTCGATCAAAAATTCATCACCGTTTTTTCTCTGCGTTCGTTGCGATCTCTGCGGTTACCCATAACAGGCAGAAAATTAACAGTTTTCCGCGAACAGACCAATTCAAAATTTGGCGAAAAGCAATATTTTGCAAGCGGTTTTTGAATCTGTTTTTACAAAAAAAGCCCCGCTTACACAGGGCTTTAAAATTAAACAAAATTGTTGCAACTATTATTTCGTCGAAAGCGGTTCATCCAGCACGGGAATATCGGCATCGTTGGCCAGCGCGTTGGTGGTTTCATACACCAGTTGCACCACTTTAGTCATCTTCGGGATGTCAATTTTATCAGCCGTGTCGGTCGGTTTGTGGTAATCCGGGTGCGCACCGGTGGAGAAAAACAGCGCCGGAATCCCCTTTTCGATAAACGGGTACTGGTCGCTGCGACGGATAACGCCCTGTGCATCGTCATAATCATACAGCAGCTCCAACCCGTAGTTTTTATTGGCGTTATCCGCGACGCTCTTCATGCCTGCGCTGCGGCTGGTGCCGATCACATACAGCGAATTTTTGCTTTCCTCCGCAGTCACCGTCCGGAATCCGCGTCGGGCGCGTTCGCTCATGGATGCCGTATCTTCGTTCCTGCCGATCATATCCAGATTGACCATCGCTTTGGTATTTTTCAGCGGTACCAGCGGATGTGCTACATAATACCGCGAGCCGATCAGCCCTTTTTCCTCGGCGGTAAACGCGATAAACAACATGCTGCGCTGCGGTTTCGTGCCGTTGCCAAAGGCTTCCGCGAGTTCCAGCAAACCGGTGGTGCCGGAAGCATTGTCATCCGCGCCGTTGTAAATATCTTCGTCCCGGCGACCTTCGTGATCGTAATGTGCGCCAACCACAACGGTTTCGTCGGTTTCGCCTTTCAGCAATCCGACCACGTTTTTCACATCCACTTTTTTCTCGGTCAATTGCGTCTGAAACGTTACCGTTTGATTGTTGATAATAAACGACTTAGGCTTTACGGTTCTGTCGATTTCCATTTGCCATTCATCGACTGTTTTGCCGCTGCCGGAAAGTATCGTATTGGCAAGTTCGCCGGTAATCCATGCGCAGGGGATGTCCATTTTCTCATCCGATAATTTTGGCCAGGATTTCAGCCAGCCGGGAATCCGATCATCGCGATGATTGCCGGTATCGTTGACCAACAACATGCCCACAGCGCCGTGTTTTTGGGCAGTTTTCGCTTTTTCCTCAAATCCGGCATATTTGGTGAACGCCCTGCCGTCGAACACGCTGGTGCTGTCCCGTTCCTGCGGTTCGTGGCGCATCACCAGCACAATTTTGCCGCGAACATCGATATTTTTGTAATCATCATAGCCCAATTCCGGCGCGGTGATACCGTATCCGGCAAATGCCAGCGGCGCAACCACTTTTTGGCTGGCGGAGAATGGAAAGATGAAAAAATCGTCATTCATTTGAAAAAAACGGGTGATGTTCGCACCGTTATTATTGCTGCTCAGTTCGATGAAATTGGCTTCGCCGAGATCGCTGTAAGTGAGCTGGAAATTCTGAAAATAGCTGTTGTCATCGCCAACCGGCTGCAATCCGGCGTCCGCGAACTGCGCGGCGATGTATGCGGCAGCGTAATCACTGCTTTTTTCACCGGCTTCCCGCCCTTCCAGCAAATCGGATGCGAGATAGTTGATATGCGCTGAAATTTCATGTTCGGTAATCGACGCAACACCGCCGCCCGACTGCGCAAAACCTGCGCCTGCCAACAGCACACCAATTAATACAAACCGGTATATTTTGATAAAATTGTTTCCGGTGAACTTCATTTCTGTCTCCAACGCTAAAAATTTTAACACAGGTTAATTTGGCTACCGATTGTACGGGAATTCCATTTTTTTTCAAACGGATTTTTTCGTTAAAACAAAAAAAGGGAATACCCATTCGCATTCCCTTTTGAAAAAACATCTGTTTTGGTTACCGGTTAATTTTTTCCGCCGGCAACTTCGACAAAGCGGCGTTTTCCGCGATTTTCCTTTTGGAACGTCTGCAAAATGCGTTCGGCTTCCCGGAAAGGGACCGTGATAAACGAATAATTATCAAGCACTTGCACGTTGTCAATTTTGCGATCGTCGATTTGTGCACGGGTGCGGATAAAGTTCACCAACTTGCGTTTGCTGATGTTATCCTTTTTCCCGATGCCGATAAACAGCCGCGTTTTGCCCTGAATTTTCGGATACACATCGCGAATTTCGTTATAATTTTCCGGGTTCAGTTCATCCGCAAAAGAGTGCATCAACAGAGCGGCAAGCGCTTTTTCCGGCGTGCTTTCTTCGAGAATTTCCCGGGCGAGATTGTAAATATTTTCCGGAATGTCCGATTGGGACAAACGATCCACTTCCGAGCGAATCCGGGATTTTTTTACATCGATAATTTCCTGAATTTTGGGCAATTTCTCTTTACGAATATCCGTTTTTGCAGCTTTTTGGATGAACATCAGCCGGCGGTATTCCTGCGGTGTGATAAACGTGATTGCCGTGCCTTCGTTGCCCGCGCGTCCGGTTCGCCCGATGCGGTGAACATACGATTGCGGATCTTGCGGCAGCGCGTAATTGATCACGTGTGTCAGGTTTTGCACATCGATTCCGCGAGCGGCAACGTCTGTCGCCACCAAAATGGTGATGTGCTGTTTTTTAAACCGCTCGAGAATTTTTTCCCGCTGCGTTTGCGATACATCGCCGTGCAGCGCTTCTGCATCGTATCCGCGATCGATCATATGCGCGGCAATTTTATCCACATCGTTTTTGGTGCGGCAAAAAATCAGCCCGTAAAACGCCTCTTCGATGTCGATGATGCGGCAAAGTGCCTCAAATTTGTCCGATTCCGACACTTCAAAATAAATCTGATCGGTCAGATCGGTGGTAATTTTCTGCTCTTCCGTGCGGATAATTTCATGGTTTCTCATGAATTTCCGGGCGATTTCGCGAATTTCCGGCGGAATGGTTGCCGAAAACAACAGCGTTGTGCGATCCGGGTTGGTTTCGGTGAGAATCGTTTTCACATCGTCGATAAAGCCCATGTTGAGCATTTCGTCCGCTTCGTCCAAAACCACATATTTTACCTGGTTAAGAATGAGGCTGCCGCGGCGCATGTGATCCATGATCCGTCCGGGCGTGCCCACCACAATATCCACCCCGCGATGCAGGTGTTTCAGTTGCAATCCCATGGATTGTCCGCCGTAAATCGGCACGATACTCAACCGTTTTCTGCCACGCAGCGAATTCAATTCTTCCGAAACCTGGATGGCCAGCTCGCGGGTTGGCGCCAGCACCAACACCTGCGGGAAGTTGCTCCGCTCGCTGATTTTATCGATAATCGGGATACCGAACGCGGCGGTTTTGCCGGTTCCGGTTTGTGCCATACCGACAAAATCACGATTTTCGTCCAAAATAAGGGGAATTGTTTTTTCCTGAATGGGAGTGGGAATTTCAAATCCTTTGTTCTTTAAGGCGCTCAACATTTCTGTTGATAACCGGAACTTTGCAAATCCGTCAAAATTTTCCATTTACGTCCAATCTTCTAAAATAAATCTTACAAAAAGGTAACGGTTGTTAACCGCAGCGGGCGCTGATTTCGCAGAGAAAAACGAGGTAGGAATTATTGAATTGTCAAATCTTTAATCGATGCTCTTTACTCTACGCTATTCAGGCGTTGCCGTCTAACCATTGCCTCAAACAATAGCTGCGCAAGTTACATAACTTTTGAAAGATTTCTGCATGTTTAATAAAAAACATGGCGAAATGACAGCTAATTTCAGAATTTTCGGTGTTTGTTACCAAAAAACAGCCGGCACCCTGGCTGTATTCTATTTTTCTTTTGTGGCCTGAGCAAATTGGTGGGCAAACTGGCGAAGCATATCTGCAGCGGTTTTGTTGCGGGTGGCGCGTTCATACGTATCGGCCATGCTCATCAGGCTGTAAAAATAATGGACAGTCATGTGTTGCATGAGCATATCTTTCGTCCACAATTCGAAATTCAGGCTGCTTTTGGCATCTTTATCCCACAGGTGAATCATCATTGCCTGAACCGCTTTTTCGCCTTCAAAATCGGCGTCATCTGCGCTCCATTCAATTTGGGCGGGCATTTTATTTTCATCCAGCGTAATTTTGAATTTGATCTCTTTTTGGCTCATCGCTCATCTTCTTTTTGGTTCATTTTTTTGCACCCAATGTAATTCGCGAACGGCAATGCTGCAAACGGATTTCCAATTACTTCAGTGAAAGGATAAGGGATAAAGGATAAAGGAGAAAATGTAATCGGCTGAAAACTGACCGCTAATCCCCCGCTTTTTCGATGACAATTTTGCGCTCTAACGCCCGTTCCAATGGTTCGACCAACCGGCGCGCGCCCCACAAATCCAGTTCCAGATCGCCTTTTCCGCTGATAAAAATGTGAATTTGTTTATCCTCAATTTCCAGCGCCAATTGTTTGACCGATTGCGTTTGCCCGCGATCCAGCCCCACGGCAACCCGCAACATTGCCGCAAGAATTTGCAAAATTCGGCGTTGATTTTTGCTAAATTCCTTTATTTCGTCGCTTTTTTGCGGCTCGGATTTCCGGTGAAACCGGACGATATTGCCGATGAGCAGTACCTCTTCATCGGTAAATCCGCGCAGTTGCGCATGCGAAATTATGTATTTCGAATGCCGGTGATACGATTTAAAATTGATGTATTGCCCGATGCTGTGCAGCAGCGCCGCATAATTGAGCAGGCTGCGTTCCGGTGTGCCAAGTCCGTGTAATTTTTGAGTTTGGTCGAATATTTCCAGCGCCATTCCGGCGATGTGTTTTTCCCGTTGGCCGTTGCGCTCGTATTTGCGGGCGAGTTGCACCACGCTGCGGTGGCGCACATTGGCGATCGACGGAAAAATATCAATTTTGGGATGCCGTTTCAGATAATCCAGAATCACACCTTCGCGCAGCGATGCGTCGCAAAGCGTCATCTGCTCGGCTTTGATCGATTTCAGCAATTGGGTGAGCAGCACGCCGCCGAGGTGAATTGTGTCCGTCCGCTCGATGCCGATTGGCGAAAATTTGGTGCGATCGGCCGGTTTCAACTTCGCCAGCTTGCCGACCAGTTTGCGCAAATCTTTGGTGTGGATTACTTCCGCGTTTACGGAAATCACATTGTCCCGGCCGGTCATCCGCAACGTGGCTTCGCCGAGAGTACGGATCGTGCCGGATGTCCCGATAATTTTTGTAAATCCTACCTTTTGGGCGCGTTTCAAAATATCGCCGGCCATCGCTTTGATGTGCCCTTCGAGAATTTTGCGAACATCTGCATTTAACGCCCCGTCGTGGGTTACCAAATCCAGCAATCGCTGAACGCCCAGTTTTGTGCTCTCGCCCATCAGCAATTCTTTGCGATTGCCGACGGCAAATTCTACACTGCCGCCGCCGATATCGATCACCAACGCATTCTCATTTTGCAGATTGATGGCCTGCTGAACCGCCAGAAAAATCAGCTCCGATTCTTCCGAACCGGGAATAATTCGCGGCTCGATGCCAGTTTCCTGCACAATCTGATCCAGAAAACGCCCGCCGTTTTGGGCTTCGCGGGTGGCGCTGGTGGCGACGGCTAAAATTTCATCGACATCGTGGCTGTCCGCCAGCTTCACATATTTGCGCACCGCCTGCACACCCGCTTCGAACGCGCGTTCGCTGAGTTGGTGGGTGCGAAAAACGCCCGCGCCCAGCTTCACCATTTCTTTTTCGCGATCGATGATTTCCAGACCGCCCTGCGCGGTGGCTTCGGCGATCACCATATGGATGGAATTTGAACCGATGTCGATGGCTGCCAATTTCATAAACCCGTTGCTCTCCCAAGTTTTGGTCTGCGAACGATTGCAATACCGCCCGTTACCACATTCGGCAAAAAGTTGCGAATGGATAAGCTTACGCAGACGATCCGCTGGAATCAATCTTTCTGTAAAGATTCTATTCCGCGCAAACAAAAAAGGGCGAACAAATGTTCGCCCCATAAATAATTAATTTTACGACACTTGTTTACTTCGCCAGCACAATTTTCAGTGCACTGAGCAACATCATCACATTTTCCGGGCGGGAGTTGTAGCCCATCAACCCGACGCGCCACACTTTGCCGCCGAGTTCGCC of Calditrichia bacterium contains these proteins:
- a CDS encoding M28 family peptidase, which produces MKFTGNNFIKIYRFVLIGVLLAGAGFAQSGGGVASITEHEISAHINYLASDLLEGREAGEKSSDYAAAYIAAQFADAGLQPVGDDNSYFQNFQLTYSDLGEANFIELSSNNNGANITRFFQMNDDFFIFPFSASQKVVAPLAFAGYGITAPELGYDDYKNIDVRGKIVLVMRHEPQERDSTSVFDGRAFTKYAGFEEKAKTAQKHGAVGMLLVNDTGNHRDDRIPGWLKSWPKLSDEKMDIPCAWITGELANTILSGSGKTVDEWQMEIDRTVKPKSFIINNQTVTFQTQLTEKKVDVKNVVGLLKGETDETVVVGAHYDHEGRRDEDIYNGADDNASGTTGLLELAEAFGNGTKPQRSMLFIAFTAEEKGLIGSRYYVAHPLVPLKNTKAMVNLDMIGRNEDTASMSERARRGFRTVTAEESKNSLYVIGTSRSAGMKSVADNANKNYGLELLYDYDDAQGVIRRSDQYPFIEKGIPALFFSTGAHPDYHKPTDTADKIDIPKMTKVVQLVYETTNALANDADIPVLDEPLSTK
- a CDS encoding gliding motility protein GldC, whose amino-acid sequence is MSQKEIKFKITLDENKMPAQIEWSADDADFEGEKAVQAMMIHLWDKDAKSSLNFELWTKDMLMQHMTVHYFYSLMSMADTYERATRNKTAADMLRQFAHQFAQATKEK
- a CDS encoding DEAD/DEAH box helicase; protein product: MENFDGFAKFRLSTEMLSALKNKGFEIPTPIQEKTIPLILDENRDFVGMAQTGTGKTAAFGIPIIDKISERSNFPQVLVLAPTRELAIQVSEELNSLRGRKRLSIVPIYGGQSMGLQLKHLHRGVDIVVGTPGRIMDHMRRGSLILNQVKYVVLDEADEMLNMGFIDDVKTILTETNPDRTTLLFSATIPPEIREIARKFMRNHEIIRTEEQKITTDLTDQIYFEVSESDKFEALCRIIDIEEAFYGLIFCRTKNDVDKIAAHMIDRGYDAEALHGDVSQTQREKILERFKKQHITILVATDVAARGIDVQNLTHVINYALPQDPQSYVHRIGRTGRAGNEGTAITFITPQEYRRLMFIQKAAKTDIRKEKLPKIQEIIDVKKSRIRSEVDRLSQSDIPENIYNLAREILEESTPEKALAALLMHSFADELNPENYNEIRDVYPKIQGKTRLFIGIGKKDNISKRKLVNFIRTRAQIDDRKIDNVQVLDNYSFITVPFREAERILQTFQKENRGKRRFVEVAGGKN
- a CDS encoding Ppx/GppA family phosphatase, which produces MKLAAIDIGSNSIHMVIAEATAQGGLEIIDREKEMVKLGAGVFRTHQLSERAFEAGVQAVRKYVKLADSHDVDEILAVATSATREAQNGGRFLDQIVQETGIEPRIIPGSEESELIFLAVQQAINLQNENALVIDIGGGSVEFAVGNRKELLMGESTKLGVQRLLDLVTHDGALNADVRKILEGHIKAMAGDILKRAQKVGFTKIIGTSGTIRTLGEATLRMTGRDNVISVNAEVIHTKDLRKLVGKLAKLKPADRTKFSPIGIERTDTIHLGGVLLTQLLKSIKAEQMTLCDASLREGVILDYLKRHPKIDIFPSIANVRHRSVVQLARKYERNGQREKHIAGMALEIFDQTQKLHGLGTPERSLLNYAALLHSIGQYINFKSYHRHSKYIISHAQLRGFTDEEVLLIGNIVRFHRKSEPQKSDEIKEFSKNQRRILQILAAMLRVAVGLDRGQTQSVKQLALEIEDKQIHIFISGKGDLELDLWGARRLVEPLERALERKIVIEKAGD